One Benincasa hispida cultivar B227 chromosome 5, ASM972705v1, whole genome shotgun sequence genomic window carries:
- the LOC120077553 gene encoding universal stress protein PHOS32-like isoform X1 has product MSLQPSRSESESTVIDGVNPNAAGQIQPSSPGSFLSPRHSLDSQRRIAIAVDLSDESAYAVRWAVQNYLRPGDLVFFLHVRPTSVLYGADWGSVDLHQRNSSSDEVSAEESQRKMEDDFDNFTTTKASDLAQPLVEANIPFKIHIVKDHDMKERLCLEVERLGLSAVIMGSRGFGASKRITKGRLGSVSDYCVHHCVCPVVVVRYPDEKDGSGGGDSNTGGSVKSIIGEEVELDPVPEDEQEYHDADEEVKEIVHDKGREDC; this is encoded by the exons ATGAGTCTTCAACCCTCACGATCGGAGTCGGAGTCTACTGTTATCGACGGCGTGAATCCTAATGCCGCCGGTCAAATCCAACCGTCGTCTCCGGGGTCCTTTTTATCACCGCGTCATTCATTGGATTCCCAGCGGAGAATTGCAATTGCTGTTGATTTAAGCGATGAAAGCGCATACGCTGTCCGCTGGGCTGTTCAGAACTACCTCCGTCCCGGAGATTTGGTGTTTTTTCTTCACGTGCGACCTACTAGCGTTCTTTATGGAGCTGATTGGGGATCAGTTGACCTTCATCAAAGGAACAGCAGCAGCGATGAGGTTAGCGCTGAAGAATCGCAACGAAAGATGGAAGATGATTTCGACAACTTCACGACGACCAAGGCTAGTGACTTGGCTCAACCTCTAGTGGAAGCTAATATTCCTTTCAAGATTCACATAGTCAAAGACCACGACATGAAGGAAAGACTCTGCCTCGAAGTTGAACGATTAGGGCTTAGTGCTGTTATCATGGGGAGCAGAGGCTTTGGCGCCTCAAAGCGAATTACGAAGGGCCGACTTGGAAGTGTTAGCGACTACTGCGTTCACCATTGTGTGTGTCCGGTGGTGGTGGTTAGGTATCCGGATGAAAAGGATGGTTCTGGTGGTGGAGATTCTAATACTGGCGGCTCGGTGAAGAGTATTATTGGGGAGGAAGTGGAACTTGATCCTGTGCCTGAAGATGAGCAGGAGTATCATGATGCTGACGAGGAGGTCAAAG AAATTGTACACGACAAAGGTAGAGAAGACTGCTGA
- the LOC120077553 gene encoding universal stress protein PHOS34-like isoform X2: MSLQPSRSESESTVIDGVNPNAAGQIQPSSPGSFLSPRHSLDSQRRIAIAVDLSDESAYAVRWAVQNYLRPGDLVFFLHVRPTSVLYGADWGSVDLHQRNSSSDEVSAEESQRKMEDDFDNFTTTKASDLAQPLVEANIPFKIHIVKDHDMKERLCLEVERLGLSAVIMGSRGFGASKRITKGRLGSVSDYCVHHCVCPVVVVRYPDEKDGSGGGDSNTGGSVKSIIGEEVELDPVPEDEQEYHDADEEVKDG; the protein is encoded by the exons ATGAGTCTTCAACCCTCACGATCGGAGTCGGAGTCTACTGTTATCGACGGCGTGAATCCTAATGCCGCCGGTCAAATCCAACCGTCGTCTCCGGGGTCCTTTTTATCACCGCGTCATTCATTGGATTCCCAGCGGAGAATTGCAATTGCTGTTGATTTAAGCGATGAAAGCGCATACGCTGTCCGCTGGGCTGTTCAGAACTACCTCCGTCCCGGAGATTTGGTGTTTTTTCTTCACGTGCGACCTACTAGCGTTCTTTATGGAGCTGATTGGGGATCAGTTGACCTTCATCAAAGGAACAGCAGCAGCGATGAGGTTAGCGCTGAAGAATCGCAACGAAAGATGGAAGATGATTTCGACAACTTCACGACGACCAAGGCTAGTGACTTGGCTCAACCTCTAGTGGAAGCTAATATTCCTTTCAAGATTCACATAGTCAAAGACCACGACATGAAGGAAAGACTCTGCCTCGAAGTTGAACGATTAGGGCTTAGTGCTGTTATCATGGGGAGCAGAGGCTTTGGCGCCTCAAAGCGAATTACGAAGGGCCGACTTGGAAGTGTTAGCGACTACTGCGTTCACCATTGTGTGTGTCCGGTGGTGGTGGTTAGGTATCCGGATGAAAAGGATGGTTCTGGTGGTGGAGATTCTAATACTGGCGGCTCGGTGAAGAGTATTATTGGGGAGGAAGTGGAACTTGATCCTGTGCCTGAAGATGAGCAGGAGTATCATGATGCTGACGAGGAGGTCAAAG ATGGTTAA